The Candidatus Equadaptatus faecalis genome includes the window TAAATTTTACATCAGGGGATATTTCAGAAATTTTGACGGTACTATTGATTTGCGTCCTGTCTCCCCGTGTTTCATGCCTATTCACACTTCGGCGGACGACAGGCGTTTCAGGCTGTTCGGGAAAATAATCCGCATTTACCGCACTATCAGGGACACGGGCTTTTACGGATAGTTTTTGCCGTTTTCAGGTTTAATTTCAAAAAATATGCTCCCCTTGCGAGGAGCATATTTTATTTATTCAAGGAAATCTCTGAGTTTTTTGCTTCTGCTGGGGTGGCGAAGTTTGCGGAGTGCTTTCGCTTCAATCTGGCGTATGCGTTCTCTTGTTACTCCGAAACGTTTTCCAACCTCTTCAAGCGTGTGAGCGTGCCCGTCTTCCAAACCAAAGCGCAGTCTCAATACTTCGCTTTCCCTTTCTGTCAGGTCGTCAAGCATTGAATCAAGCTGTTCGCGCAGTATCTGCGTTGCCGCCGCTTCTTCAGGGCTTGGCAGTTCCTTGTCTTCGAGGAAATCGCCGAGCTGGCTGTCTTCTTCTTCACCGATAGGCGTTTCAAGCGATACAGGTTCCTGCGCAATGCGCTGGATTTCTTCGACTTTGTTGGACGGAAGTTCCATTCTGGCAGCTATTTCTTCAACAGTAGCTTCGCGTCCAAGTTCCTGTACAAGTTGCCGCGATACCCTTACAAGTTTGTTGATTGTTTCAACCATGTGCACCGGTATGCGTATGGTTCTCGCCTGGTCGGCAATTGCTCTCGTGATTGCCTGACGTATCCACCACGTAGCGTACGTGCTGAATTTGTAGCCTTTTGTGTAGTCAAATTTTTCTACGGCGCGGATCAGCCCCAGATTGCCTTCCTGTATGAGGTCGAGGAAGAGCATTCCCCTGCCGATATATTTTTTCGCGATGCTTACGACAAGCCTGAGATTTGCTTCAACAAGTTTGTCTTTGCATTCAGTTCTTCCTTCTTCGACACCCTTAGCATACTCAACTTCCTGTTCAGGTTTAAGCAGTTCGATTTTTCCGATTTCTCTCAAATACATTCTGACGGGGTCGGAGAGCGGAAGTTCGTCCAAATCTTCAAGGTCGTCAGCAGCTTCAACTTCCGGCATGGCTTCTCCGTCGATTGATCCTGCCTTGACTTCCTCAATGACGTCTACACCGAGTTCCATGAGGTTGGTGTAGAGACTGTCTATTACTTCCGGTGTAAGGAATTCCTTTGGCAGATGCTTTTCAAGGTCGTCATAGGTCATATAGCCCTTTTCGCGGCCTTCGTGAAGAATTTCCCTTACGCTTTCGATGTACACCGTATAGTCATCGGCAATTTCATCGGGCAGGATTTCCTGAATGTCTGACGGAAGCTCTTCCTGACTGATGCCTTTGTCTATTGCAAACGCCAAATCAAGTCCTTCCGCCTCGACCTTGTCTGTTGTTGCGGGCTTATCTTTCTTTTTGTGTTTTGAAGCGGCAACCTTTTTGTGTACGGATTCTATGATTGCCGCCGCTGACTCGGCAGCTACCTGTACAGCTTCCTCTTCGGTTATTGACGCGTCTTCCATGGCGGCGCCAATGCCCAGACTAATTTTGTGAACGGAAAAATCCGTTTCAGACACAGCTTTGTCCGTTTCGCCGTCTTCTATGAGAAACTCCGGTTCAGCATCGCTGTCCTGTTTTTCCGGCTGCTTTGGCTGCGTGTTTTTCTTTGCTTTTTTTGCGGAAACCGCCTTTTGCGGCTTCTTGTCAGCGGATTTGTCTGCTTTAACCGTTTCCTTTTGTCCGCTTTTTTTTGCGGAAGACGGCGCTTTTTCAGCTGACGTTTTGCTTTTCTGTGACATGGCAGCCTTATCGTCTTTTTTTGCCGCTGCTTTAACGTTCTTTTTTTCGGCTGCTTCAACAGCGTCGCTGTCCTTCGGTGAAACAGCGGCAATTTTCTCGTCTTTTTTTACCGCCGTTTTAGCGTTCTTTTTTTCGGTATCTTTGGCAGCGGCTTTGTTTTTTTTCTCTGTTGTTTCTTTTGCGCTGTTCGTTTCTTCGGCAGACTTGCTTTTACCGCTTTCACGGACGGCTGAGCCTTTACCTATTTTTATCGCGGCAGTTTTCTTTTCAGTTGTCTCTTTTGTTTCTTTTTTTGCGGTCATTTTAACGGTGCCCCTCCCTTAACGTATTTAACAAGTTCGCAGTATTCTGCCATATCCCCGCCGTCTGCTTCGCCTCTTATCATTTTGGCGTGCAGCGTTTTGATTCGTTTTTCAGCTGTGGCTTTTCTCAGTTCCTTAAGCAGTCTGTCTGCCAGTTCTGTTTCTTCCAGCCCCTGCTCCAATAAAGCGTTGCCTTTAGCAATTACGGACAGGCAGCTGCTGTCACCGAGATTTCTCCAGCGAGTTTCAAGCTCTTCCCTGCTCTCGCCGGACAAGAGCGCTGAGATGACATTCTGGACAGTCCCGTCGCCTATAAAGTGTATCACATCTGAGGGCTTATAGCGCATTCTCAATTTTTCATTGTTCCAAAGCAAGCTGCAGAGCATAACTTCTCTTTCGTCAGTTTTTTCCGCCGTCTGGTTTTCAAAAACCGCATATTCCCTGCTTAGGCTGTTTTCTCTTCCGCGTACCGTTTCCTGATGTCCGCGTATTTCGTCTTCAAGATTGTGCCGCAAAACTCCGAGTATCTGAGCAACCCTGTCAATGTACGGTTTAATTTCAAACACAGACAGCGACGCAAGCCCTTCAAGAAGCTGTTCTCTTGCCTGCGCGGCTTTTTCGGGTTCATTCTGCGCATTCATGCACACAACCGCATGATACACAGGAAGCGGCAGAGCTTCTTCCAATGCTTTTCTGAAATAATCCGCTCCGTTTTCAAGCTGCAGAATTTCGTCAGGGTCTTTACCGCCCTCAAGTTTAACGACTTTAACGGAAATGCCGTGCTTCTGAAGAATGTACATGCCGCGGAGCGCGGCTTCCTGCCCCGCTCCGTCAGAATCGTAGCAGATGTAACACATATCAGCCATCCTTTTTATAAGCACAGCCTGCTGCTCGGTAAGAGCCGTGCCAAGCGAAGCGACAGCGTTTGAAAATCCGCAAAGGTGGCAGCGAATTGCGTCCATGTAGCCTTCGACAAGTATCGCCGCGTTTGCCCTGTGCATTTCAATTTTTGCTTTGTTCAGCAGATAAAGGTTGTTTCTTTTGTTAAAGATTTCGCTTTCAGGGCTGTTGAGATATTTAGCGTCTTCCCCTGCTATAGCACGTCCGCCGAAGCCTATCAGCTTGTCCGTAACGTTATATATCGGAAACATTACGCGCCCCCGGAAACGGTCGTAAATTCCTTTGTTTCCCTGCGACACAAGTCCGCTGTCGATGAGTTCCTTTTCTTTATATCCCTTGGTCAGCAGTATTGACGAAAGGCTGTTCCAGCTGTCAGGCGCCCAGCCTATGCCGAATGCCGCAGCCGTTTCGTAACTGATGTTTCTTCTGTCGAGATACGCGCGCGCGGCATTTGCCCCGGGGGTATCGTAAGATTTTCTGAAAAATTCCTGCGCGTCGGCAAGAATGTTTTTCTTAATCTTCGTGTCGGCAAAATTTCCGCTGCGCGGCTGGAGCTTCACTCCGGCTCGCTCTGCAAGCCGTTCAAGCGTTTCGCGGAAATCAAGATGTTCCATTTCCTGAACAAAGCTGAAAACGTCTCCGCCTTTTCCGCAGCCGAAGCAGTGAAAGCTCTGCTTTTCGGAGGAAACTGTGAACGACGGCGTTTTTTCGCTGTGGAACGGACAGCAACCCCAATATCTCGTCCCTTTGCGGACGAGTTTTACGTAGTCGCCGATAACCTCTGCGATATCAAGTCTGCTTTTTATTTCGTCAATTTCTGACAAGCCCAGCCCCCGCTGTCAAATTAAGGATTACAAATGAAGAATTAAGAATATTCCCGGCAACAACTTATTATACGGCAATTATCCATTCTTAATTGTTTACTGCCGTAAGCTGCGCGCTTTTTCAGAGAACACGGAGGGACAGCTGTCTGTCCCTCCGCGCTTGCTTTTTCAGCGTTAATATTAACGGATAAAGAGCGGTGCAAGAACCGTCGCGACGACGGACATAAGTTTTATAAGAATGTTAAGGCTTGGGCCTGCGGTATCCTTGAACGGGTCACCGACGGTATCACCCACGACTGCCGCCGCGTGCGGAGCCGAGCCTTTTCCGCCGTACTGGCCGGATTCAATGTATTTCTTGGCATTGTCCCATGCTCCGCCTGAGTTTGACATAAATATAGCCATCATAACACCGGTTACTATGGAACCGCCGAGAAGACCTCCGAGAGCCTCAGGACCGAGGACCACACCGACTATAACGGGAACTACGACCGCCATAAGTCCGGGGATAACCATTTCCTTAAGGGCTGCCGCCGTTGAAATGTCAACGCAGCGCTCATATTCCGGACGGGCTTTGCCTTCCATAATTCCCGCGATTTCGCGGAACTGTCTGCG containing:
- a CDS encoding DNA primase, giving the protein MSEIDEIKSRLDIAEVIGDYVKLVRKGTRYWGCCPFHSEKTPSFTVSSEKQSFHCFGCGKGGDVFSFVQEMEHLDFRETLERLAERAGVKLQPRSGNFADTKIKKNILADAQEFFRKSYDTPGANAARAYLDRRNISYETAAAFGIGWAPDSWNSLSSILLTKGYKEKELIDSGLVSQGNKGIYDRFRGRVMFPIYNVTDKLIGFGGRAIAGEDAKYLNSPESEIFNKRNNLYLLNKAKIEMHRANAAILVEGYMDAIRCHLCGFSNAVASLGTALTEQQAVLIKRMADMCYICYDSDGAGQEAALRGMYILQKHGISVKVVKLEGGKDPDEILQLENGADYFRKALEEALPLPVYHAVVCMNAQNEPEKAAQAREQLLEGLASLSVFEIKPYIDRVAQILGVLRHNLEDEIRGHQETVRGRENSLSREYAVFENQTAEKTDEREVMLCSLLWNNEKLRMRYKPSDVIHFIGDGTVQNVISALLSGESREELETRWRNLGDSSCLSVIAKGNALLEQGLEETELADRLLKELRKATAEKRIKTLHAKMIRGEADGGDMAEYCELVKYVKGGAPLK
- the rpoD gene encoding RNA polymerase sigma factor RpoD; amino-acid sequence: MDKGISQEELPSDIQEILPDEIADDYTVYIESVREILHEGREKGYMTYDDLEKHLPKEFLTPEVIDSLYTNLMELGVDVIEEVKAGSIDGEAMPEVEAADDLEDLDELPLSDPVRMYLREIGKIELLKPEQEVEYAKGVEEGRTECKDKLVEANLRLVVSIAKKYIGRGMLFLDLIQEGNLGLIRAVEKFDYTKGYKFSTYATWWIRQAITRAIADQARTIRIPVHMVETINKLVRVSRQLVQELGREATVEEIAARMELPSNKVEEIQRIAQEPVSLETPIGEEEDSQLGDFLEDKELPSPEEAAATQILREQLDSMLDDLTERESEVLRLRFGLEDGHAHTLEEVGKRFGVTRERIRQIEAKALRKLRHPSRSKKLRDFLE